From a single Thioalbus denitrificans genomic region:
- a CDS encoding SPOR domain-containing protein, whose amino-acid sequence MARDYNRSSSSRRGGGARRRSGGSPRWQLFVAGLIPGLLVALLVYLEVRTPDAPRQPRPAAQAPARPVAPVAPARPAPKPGQPAPGKKPEPETPRFEFYTILPEMEVVVPDKEVEPPPRPAAGQAAPATPPQPQTASAAAPVRYFLQAGSFRRFEDADRVKAQLALLGLVAGVQRVTINGGEAWHRVRLGPYTSLTELERVRALLKDNGISSLLLKEKG is encoded by the coding sequence ATGGCCAGGGACTATAACCGCAGCAGCTCCTCGCGCCGGGGCGGGGGCGCACGCCGCCGGAGTGGCGGGAGCCCGCGCTGGCAGCTGTTCGTCGCCGGCCTGATCCCGGGGCTGCTGGTGGCGCTCCTGGTCTACCTGGAGGTGCGCACGCCGGACGCCCCCCGCCAGCCGCGGCCCGCCGCCCAGGCGCCGGCGCGGCCCGTCGCCCCGGTGGCGCCCGCCCGGCCGGCGCCGAAACCCGGGCAGCCCGCGCCCGGGAAGAAGCCGGAGCCGGAAACGCCGCGCTTCGAGTTCTACACCATCCTGCCCGAAATGGAGGTGGTGGTGCCGGACAAGGAGGTGGAGCCGCCGCCCAGGCCGGCCGCCGGCCAGGCGGCGCCGGCCACGCCGCCGCAGCCGCAGACGGCGAGCGCGGCCGCGCCGGTGCGCTACTTTCTGCAGGCGGGTTCCTTCCGCCGCTTCGAGGATGCCGACCGGGTCAAGGCCCAGCTGGCCCTGCTCGGCCTGGTGGCCGGCGTGCAGCGGGTGACCATCAACGGCGGGGAGGCCTGGCACCGGGTGCGGCTCGGCCCCTACACCAGCCTCACCGAGCTCGAACGGGTGCGTGCGCTGCTGAAGGACAACGGCATCAGCTCGCTGCTGCTCAAGGAGAAGGGTTGA
- a CDS encoding RNA polymerase sigma factor, with protein sequence MDQNVREELVNLMPRLRRFARGLTGCAEEADDLVQAACERALTRHHQWQPGTRLDSWLYRIIQTIRLDQLRAAATRNRHLDTIQAEHENQPPTDTHMETNLSLERVRNALQLLPEDQRSVIMLVSVEGYSYREAAELLEIPIGTVTSRLTRGRLALDRLLHSNEPEPACVQGGGS encoded by the coding sequence GTGGACCAGAACGTACGTGAAGAACTCGTCAACCTGATGCCGCGGCTGCGCCGATTCGCCCGCGGGCTGACCGGTTGCGCCGAGGAGGCCGACGATCTGGTCCAGGCGGCCTGCGAGCGGGCCCTGACACGTCATCACCAGTGGCAGCCGGGCACCCGCCTGGACAGCTGGCTGTACCGCATCATCCAGACCATCCGCCTGGACCAGCTGCGCGCCGCCGCCACCCGCAACCGGCACCTGGATACGATCCAGGCCGAGCACGAGAACCAGCCACCGACGGACACCCACATGGAAACGAACCTGAGCCTGGAGAGGGTACGCAACGCCCTGCAGCTGCTCCCCGAGGACCAGCGCAGCGTGATCATGCTCGTCAGCGTGGAAGGCTACTCCTACCGCGAGGCGGCGGAGCTGCTGGAGATCCCCATCGGCACCGTCACCAGCCGCCTGACCCGCGGACGCCTGGCCCTGGACCGCCTGTTGCACAGCAACGAGCCCGAGCCTGCCTGTGTGCAGGGAGGTGGATCATGA
- a CDS encoding primosomal protein N': protein MSVAGPILQVAVPSPLRRLFDYLPPTGADPGLLLPGIRVQVPFGRTRPVGVLVAVAAASEVPPGRLRRALALLDRTPVVPPVLLELAAWAAGYYHHPPGEVLQTLLPVLLRQGAEARVGGVPCWRLTAAGRAVAPEGLTRAPRQAELLRRLGEAAGGELTPDDLPEATDWRAVLRTLVDKGWVERGERPCLEAAAVGRDTPPALNPAQSAAVAAVGEAAGRFQPLLLDGVTGSGKTEVYLQAIATALAAGRQALVLVPEIGLTPQTVARFRRRFAVPLAVLHSGLGERERLCAWLAAGRGEAPIVIGTRSAVFTPLARPGLIIVDEEHDASFKQQEGFRYSARDLALVRGRLERVPVVLGSATPSLESLRNAGEGRYRRLVLPERAGAALHPRFRLLDIRAAALDEGLSPPLLAAMGGHLDAGGQVLLFLNRRGFAPTLICHGCGWVAECRRCDARLTLHARAGRLRCHHCGAEQPVPRQCPACGGLDLRPLGQGTERVEEGLGRHFPGVGVVRVDRDSTRRKGAMERLIDGVQAGASRILVGTQMLAKGHHFPGVTLVGILDVDGGLFSADFRAGERMAQLIIQVAGRAGRADRPGEVVIQTRQPDHPLLIDLIEGGYDRFARAALAERAAAGLPPYTSLALVRAEAPGGMARPLAFLESVAERARALALAGVQVLGPVSAPMERRAGRYRAQLLLIAPRRADLHALLGPLALELEGMQSGRAVRWSLDVDPLETF, encoded by the coding sequence GTGAGCGTGGCCGGGCCCATCCTGCAGGTGGCGGTCCCCTCGCCGTTGCGGCGCCTGTTCGACTACCTGCCGCCCACCGGAGCCGATCCCGGCCTGCTGCTCCCGGGCATACGGGTGCAGGTCCCCTTCGGTCGTACCCGTCCGGTGGGGGTGCTGGTGGCGGTGGCGGCGGCGAGCGAGGTGCCCCCCGGGCGGCTGCGGCGGGCGCTGGCGCTGCTCGACCGGACCCCCGTGGTGCCCCCGGTCCTGCTGGAGCTGGCCGCCTGGGCGGCCGGCTACTACCACCACCCGCCGGGGGAGGTGCTGCAGACCCTGCTGCCGGTGCTGCTGCGCCAGGGGGCGGAGGCCCGCGTCGGCGGCGTGCCCTGCTGGCGGCTCACCGCGGCGGGCCGGGCCGTGGCGCCGGAGGGGCTGACCCGGGCGCCGCGCCAGGCCGAACTGCTGCGCCGCCTGGGGGAGGCCGCCGGCGGGGAGCTGACCCCGGACGACCTGCCGGAGGCGACCGACTGGCGGGCGGTGCTGCGGACCCTGGTCGACAAGGGCTGGGTTGAGCGCGGCGAGCGCCCCTGCCTGGAAGCCGCGGCCGTCGGCCGGGACACCCCCCCCGCGCTCAACCCGGCCCAGTCCGCCGCCGTGGCGGCGGTGGGCGAGGCCGCGGGCCGGTTCCAGCCCCTGCTCCTGGACGGCGTCACCGGCAGCGGCAAGACCGAGGTCTACCTGCAGGCCATCGCGACGGCGCTGGCCGCCGGTCGCCAGGCACTGGTCCTGGTGCCCGAGATCGGCCTCACGCCCCAGACCGTGGCCCGCTTCCGCCGCCGCTTCGCGGTGCCGCTGGCGGTGCTCCACTCGGGGCTGGGGGAGCGGGAGCGGCTGTGCGCCTGGCTGGCGGCGGGCCGGGGGGAGGCGCCCATCGTCATCGGCACCCGCTCGGCGGTGTTCACGCCCCTGGCGCGGCCCGGTCTCATCATCGTCGACGAGGAGCACGACGCCTCCTTCAAGCAGCAGGAGGGCTTCCGCTACTCGGCCCGGGATCTCGCCCTGGTCCGGGGGCGGCTGGAGCGTGTCCCGGTGGTGCTGGGCTCGGCGACCCCGTCGCTGGAGAGCCTGCGCAACGCCGGGGAGGGCCGCTACCGGCGGCTGGTCCTGCCCGAGCGCGCCGGCGCGGCGCTGCATCCCCGGTTCCGCCTGCTGGACATCCGCGCGGCGGCGCTGGACGAGGGCCTCTCGCCGCCGCTGCTGGCGGCCATGGGCGGCCACCTGGACGCGGGCGGACAGGTGCTGCTGTTTCTCAACCGGCGCGGCTTCGCCCCCACCCTGATCTGCCATGGCTGCGGCTGGGTGGCGGAGTGCCGGCGCTGCGACGCGCGGCTGACCCTGCACGCCCGCGCCGGGCGCCTGCGCTGCCACCACTGCGGGGCCGAGCAGCCGGTGCCGCGGCAGTGCCCGGCCTGCGGCGGGCTCGACCTGCGTCCCCTCGGCCAGGGAACCGAGCGGGTGGAGGAGGGGCTGGGGCGCCACTTCCCCGGCGTGGGCGTGGTGCGCGTCGACCGCGACAGCACCCGCCGCAAGGGGGCGATGGAGCGGCTCATCGACGGCGTGCAGGCGGGCGCGAGCCGCATCCTGGTGGGCACCCAGATGCTGGCCAAGGGGCACCACTTCCCGGGCGTGACGCTGGTGGGGATCCTCGATGTGGACGGGGGGCTGTTCAGCGCCGATTTCCGCGCCGGCGAACGCATGGCCCAGCTCATCATCCAGGTGGCCGGCCGGGCCGGCCGCGCCGATCGGCCCGGCGAGGTGGTGATCCAGACCCGGCAGCCGGACCACCCCCTGCTGATCGACCTCATCGAGGGCGGCTACGACCGCTTCGCCCGCGCGGCGCTGGCCGAGCGGGCGGCCGCCGGGCTGCCCCCCTACACCAGCCTGGCGCTGGTCCGGGCCGAGGCGCCGGGCGGCATGGCCCGGCCGCTCGCCTTCCTCGAGTCGGTGGCGGAACGGGCGCGGGCGCTGGCGCTGGCCGGGGTGCAGGTCCTGGGGCCGGTGAGCGCCCCCATGGAGCGCCGCGCCGGCCGCTACCGGGCCCAGCTGCTGCTGATCGCGCCGCGGCGGGCCGACCTGCACGCCCTGCTCGGGCCGCTGGCCCTGGAGCTGGAGGGCATGCAGTCGGGGCGGGCGGTGCGCTGGTCCCTCGACGTGGACCCGCTGGAGACGTTCTGA
- a CDS encoding DVU3141 family protein: MQDTTTPATPPHRGRLALAALATATLLGGCTGLDTRTGSGPALEQATLPAYVSGERYYYDNGRTERVSSTSGDRVIWKDDRGIRLTRSRNPVYPELERKAKSSHTERRVDGIDNGELWPLAGGRSTDFVSDKTRTDKRTGLVKSKRRYWICRVDGTETIQVRMGTFDTWRVTCERVHRKKAQKNKLRTWYYAPEVGHYVLTTYGQKYDPKPYRRIELTGIRPPTEALGVDSKARKREYASFQKALEKAATGETVTWKDRESGVVVRTTPTATMQTGDGRYCRTYRQEVSPNPGNRVYPGIACRSDDGRWRIPRG; the protein is encoded by the coding sequence ATGCAGGACACCACGACACCGGCCACGCCCCCGCACCGTGGCCGCCTGGCCCTCGCCGCCCTGGCGACCGCGACCCTGCTTGGCGGCTGCACGGGGCTCGACACCCGCACCGGCAGCGGCCCGGCCCTGGAGCAGGCCACCCTGCCCGCGTACGTGAGCGGTGAGCGCTACTACTACGACAACGGCCGCACGGAGCGGGTCAGCAGCACCAGCGGCGACCGGGTGATCTGGAAGGACGACCGCGGCATCCGCCTGACCCGCAGCCGGAATCCGGTTTATCCCGAACTGGAGCGGAAGGCCAAGTCGAGCCACACCGAGCGCCGCGTCGACGGCATCGACAACGGCGAGCTGTGGCCCCTGGCCGGCGGCCGCAGCACGGACTTCGTCAGCGACAAGACCCGGACCGACAAGCGCACCGGCCTGGTGAAGAGCAAGCGCCGCTACTGGATCTGCCGCGTGGACGGCACCGAGACGATCCAGGTGCGCATGGGCACTTTCGACACCTGGCGCGTCACCTGCGAGCGCGTCCACCGCAAGAAGGCCCAGAAGAACAAGCTGCGGACCTGGTACTACGCCCCGGAAGTGGGGCACTACGTCCTCACGACCTACGGCCAGAAGTACGACCCCAAGCCCTATCGCCGCATCGAGCTGACCGGGATCCGCCCCCCCACCGAGGCGCTGGGGGTGGACAGCAAGGCCCGCAAGCGCGAGTACGCGAGCTTCCAGAAGGCGCTGGAGAAGGCCGCCACCGGTGAGACCGTCACCTGGAAGGACCGCGAGAGCGGCGTGGTGGTGCGGACCACCCCCACCGCCACCATGCAGACCGGCGACGGCCGCTACTGCCGCACCTACCGCCAGGAGGTCAGCCCCAACCCCGGCAACCGCGTCTACCCCGGCATCGCCTGCCGCAGCGACGACGGCCGCTGGCGCATCCCGCGCGGCTGA
- the argS gene encoding arginine--tRNA ligase, which produces MKQHLEELLHITLAGLHEGGALGADVPERVHVERARDRRHGDFATNVALTLAKAAGKKPRDLAGQIVQALPASPLVSRVEIAGPGFINFFMSPEAYHLVVNAVLDQGESYGRSTVGNGRAVQVEFVSANPTGPLHVGHGRGAAYGATVADLLQAVGYQVHREYYVNDAGRQMDILAASVWLRYLDLCGETVAFPSNGYKGDYVWDIAATLHRSRGTELHHPIAAVMEGVPPDAPAGGDKEAHIDALIGRARALLGPARYREVFDLGLETILADIRDDLGAFGVTYEEWFSERSLTESGAVDRAIERLRDSGHVYEREGALWFRSTDYGDEKDRVVVRENGQKTYFASDIAYHMDKLERGFEQVIDVWGADHHGYVPRVKAALAAIGDDPSRLDVLLVQFAILYRGGEKVQMSTRSGEFVTLRELREEVGNDAARFFYVLRKCEQHMDFDLDLAKSQSNDNPVYYIQYAHARICSVMRQREEKGLPRDEEAGRRNLCLLEEEHEQALLNTLSQYPEVLEAAALSHEPHQLAHYLRELANDFHTYYNAHQFLVEDAGLRDARLNLCLATRQVLRNGLRLLGVAAPETM; this is translated from the coding sequence ATGAAACAGCACCTGGAAGAGCTCCTCCACATCACCCTGGCCGGACTGCACGAGGGCGGCGCCCTGGGTGCCGATGTCCCCGAACGCGTTCACGTGGAGCGGGCCCGCGATCGCCGCCACGGCGATTTCGCCACCAACGTGGCGCTCACCCTGGCCAAGGCCGCCGGCAAGAAGCCCCGTGACCTGGCGGGGCAGATCGTCCAGGCCCTGCCGGCCTCCCCGCTGGTGTCGCGGGTGGAGATTGCCGGACCCGGTTTCATCAACTTCTTCATGAGCCCGGAGGCCTATCACCTGGTGGTGAACGCCGTGCTCGATCAGGGCGAGAGCTACGGCCGCTCCACGGTGGGCAACGGCCGCGCGGTGCAGGTGGAGTTCGTCTCCGCCAACCCCACCGGGCCGCTGCACGTGGGGCACGGGCGCGGCGCGGCCTACGGCGCCACCGTGGCCGACCTGCTGCAGGCGGTGGGCTACCAGGTCCATCGCGAGTACTACGTCAACGACGCCGGCCGGCAGATGGACATCCTCGCCGCCAGTGTCTGGCTGCGCTACCTGGATCTCTGCGGCGAGACCGTGGCCTTCCCCAGCAACGGCTACAAGGGCGACTACGTCTGGGACATCGCCGCCACCCTGCACCGCAGCCGCGGCACCGAGCTGCATCACCCCATCGCCGCGGTGATGGAGGGCGTGCCGCCCGACGCCCCCGCCGGCGGGGACAAGGAGGCCCACATCGACGCCCTCATCGGGCGCGCCCGCGCGCTGCTGGGCCCGGCCCGCTACCGCGAGGTGTTCGACCTGGGGCTGGAGACCATCCTGGCGGACATCCGCGACGATCTCGGCGCTTTCGGCGTCACCTACGAGGAGTGGTTCTCCGAGCGCTCCCTCACCGAGAGCGGCGCGGTGGACCGGGCCATCGAGCGGCTACGCGACTCCGGCCATGTCTACGAGCGGGAGGGGGCCCTGTGGTTCCGTTCCACCGACTACGGCGACGAGAAGGACCGGGTGGTGGTGCGCGAGAATGGCCAGAAGACCTACTTCGCCTCCGACATCGCCTACCACATGGACAAGCTGGAGCGCGGCTTCGAGCAGGTCATCGACGTCTGGGGCGCCGATCACCACGGCTATGTGCCGCGGGTGAAGGCGGCGCTGGCGGCCATCGGCGACGATCCCTCACGGCTGGACGTCCTGCTGGTGCAGTTCGCCATCCTCTACCGGGGCGGGGAGAAGGTGCAGATGTCCACCCGCTCCGGCGAGTTCGTGACCCTGCGCGAGCTGCGCGAGGAGGTGGGCAACGACGCGGCGCGCTTCTTCTATGTGCTGCGCAAGTGCGAGCAGCACATGGACTTCGACCTGGACCTGGCCAAGTCCCAGTCCAACGACAACCCGGTCTACTACATCCAGTACGCCCACGCGCGCATCTGCAGCGTGATGCGGCAGCGGGAGGAGAAGGGGCTGCCGCGGGACGAGGAGGCCGGCCGCCGGAATCTCTGCCTGCTGGAGGAGGAGCACGAGCAGGCGCTCCTCAACACCCTGTCCCAGTACCCGGAGGTGCTGGAGGCGGCGGCGCTGTCCCACGAGCCGCACCAGCTCGCCCACTACCTGCGCGAGCTGGCCAACGACTTCCACACCTACTACAACGCCCACCAGTTCCTGGTGGAGGACGCGGGGTTGCGCGATGCGCGGCTGAACCTCTGCCTCGCCACCCGGCAGGTGCTGCGCAACGGCCTGCGCCTGCTGGGGGTCGCGGCACCGGAGACCATGTAG